The Methanosarcina acetivorans C2A genome includes the window AATGAAATATATAAAAAACCTGTTGGGAAACTATTTCTTAAATTGATCCCAAAAAATGCAATCTTCACTATGCTAAATCTTGATAAATCAACTATAATTTCAAGACGAAATGAATTGAAAGACGATGAGTCATTCAATGAACATTATATACTTTATCAAGAATTTGCAGATAAATTCTCAATTGAAACTGTAAATAATTATGGTAATGTCAATGATGTGAATCGATTGATAATTGATATTTTTACTTCGAGGATGAAATGTTGCTTTCATACATAAGCAAGGATGGCTGTCTCAAAACTTGATCCATTTCTACAATTGAACAATCTATATTATTGAGTTTAAACTCAGGTGAAAAATTACTCGAAATAAATGATATTTCCTCACTGTAAATTAGTACAAAAGTGCTAAGTTCAGAATAGGAGAGGATTGTACAATACTATTACTTTGCAAGGAAAGGTGATTAACATTAAAATTTATAACTATTATATGGCTTTTTTAGGTTGGTTGCCAAAGTCTCTGGTACCTTTTGTTGTTTTAAGCGTAAACTGGTTAGTTCAAGGAATAATCGGCTTAGATAAAATTGAACGAAATTTTAAATTGTTTCTCGATATATTTTTAACATCTATTTTTTATTTTATTTTGATTCAATTTATATCTGTATCTCAAAATATTATTGTTGCTTTTATTATTTCTCATACATTAAATTGGATTTTTAATACCAATGTTCACGCTGTACGATCTCACTATGGTGGAACGCGAATTGAAATAAATGATTTTGTTAAATATTTAAGGGTATTTTCCTTAAAAGTACAAAAACAAAAAGGTATCGAATGTGCAGCAGCATTTGGAAGTTTTTCACAAAAGAGATTCGACGAATTCTCTGATTTAGATATAACTGTTTATCAAAAACCAGGGCTAGTAAATTGTATCATGACATGTTTGTTTGTAATGTTTGAACGGTCAAAAGCTTTTTTAATGAATTTCCCTCTTGATATTTATATATTGAATGATATTACAAAACACAAATCGATAGATGAAGAACCAATAATACTTTATGATCCAAATCAAAAAATAAAGATGTTACATAATAAAACAATTGATTTGGAGGGGGCAATCAAAAGTTTTTTAGATTCCGATAAGTAAAAACTAAAGTAGGAGTTGATTACTTCAGTTATTTTAATAGGCAATAGTCACAGCATAATAAATTTCCCAAATATAACTTTTCAGACGGTATAACTTATGAATTCTACCATTAAATTAAATAATATCTCTGTTGTCAGAGTTGTATCTCAATTTTACCCTCTGATAGGGGGTTCAGCAACACATACTCAAGAACTATCTAAGAAAATCGATCCATATTTGAAAGATCAGACCATAATTGCACCTAACTTAGGTGATCGTTGTGCAAATTTTGATAAAACGTTTGGAATAAGAATTATAAGAATAAGGTATTTTTCTTTTAAAACTATAAAAAAAATTCCTCTCCTTCCATTTGTTGATCTATTTTATGCGATTAGTATATATTCTACATTGAAAAAAGTGGAGAAACCAGATATTATCCATGCTCATGGAATTTCTAATGTTGCTTACTGTACAATTATTGGAAAAATATTCGGAATCCCTGTGGTAGGTATGCTTCACGGTTCCGGTGCTGCATATTCAAGGGCAGCTGACATATATGAAACAATATTGGCAACATTATGTAAACCAAATTTATCTTTTGTATTAGATGATGGATCCGCAACTCTCTCAAAATTCAAAAAAATATGGGGGGATAAAGTTATACCTGTTTATCATGGAATTGACACCGAATATTTTAAACCTACTGAAAAAAATAATCAATTATTAAATAGATTAGGACTTGATATCTCTAATTTCATTATACTCTCAACAAGCTCCTTTCATCCTGTTAAAAATATTGATTTGGCCATTAAATCTTTTAAACTATTTTTGGATTCCACAGGATCAAATAATTCTTATCTATTGCTTGCCGGTCGTGGTCCTCTAAAAGATTCTTTGATAAATTTGACAAAAGAACTTCAAGTAGAAGATCAAGTAATATTCCTTGGCGAACTTTCAAAAAATGAAATTATAGAATATCTTTCAATCGCTGATGTTGTAATTGCTACCAGTCTTTATAGTAATATGAACCTCTCCGTACAGGAAGCGATGGCTTGTGAAAAGCCAGTTTTAGCATTTGATAGTGGTGCAACAAGTAATTTAGTAAAGCACTTGGAAAATGGTCTTTTAGCTAAATCTGGAGAACTTGAAGGTTTTGTGTTTCATCTCAATCTTTTGTACCGTGATTTGGAATTAAGAACGAAGATTGGAAAAAATGCAAGAAAAACTATATTAATGAAGAGAACATGGGAAGAAAGAATTAAAAGAGAATTGGATTTTTACAGCAAAATATTAATAAAGTAGTTTATACTACATATGTTGCGATTTTGGTGTAGCATAAATTGCCGACTAACGCAAGAAGATATAACACCATCTGACTATAACAATTTAAAAATGATTTTAAAAATGTTTGTTAATAGTGTATTGCAATGAATATGACTGTTGGTGTTGTTTTGTTCCAGGAGTCATAGTTATATTGCCGAACTGCTTTATTTTTCATGGAATTATCCATATCGCGACTGATCAATATGAATCGCACAAGTCATTTAAATACAGTAGCAATATTATGCTTTACCTCTATAACATTGTCTGTGTTATCTGCATTTTATAATCCCAGTAGAGGATATGAATTGTCGATCTATGATTCAACTCCTTTAATCGTGTGGGTTGGTTTGATATTCGGGGTAATGGGCGGACTATTTATTATTATCAATCAAGCTTATTCAGAACAATATAAACATAGTAATTTTTGGGTTATCGGATTTTTTATTCTTATATTATCAAGAATTATATTCCTTTATATACCATACATTAGGGGATATTATTCGTGGAGAGGAGATAATATCACTCAATTAGGGGCTATAAAAGATATATTATCAATAGGCCATATACCATCAGATAATGTCTATCCAATAACTCACATTCTAGTTACAGAAATTATATCTGTTTCAGGTCTCCCTATTGAGTTTGTAGTAAATCATAGCACTGCTTTTTTCTCTGCTTTTTATGTTGTTCTTATGTTTTTACTTTCTAGTGCAGTGTTTTCTACAAAAAAAGAAAGACTTTTCTCTGTTGCAGCTATAGGGTGTGTACTATTCGATGGATATAATATCTATCTAATGCCTAATGGATGGTCATTACTTTATTTGCCGATATTTCTCTATTTTTATTTCAAGTATTTATCAGGGGAATGTTCATTCCAATTTAACTTACTATTCGTCATTATATTAGTACTATATCCTTTTTTCCATCCAGTTTCGTCAGTGGTAATCATTGTTACGTTAGTTGTAATCGGGATAACTAATTATTTAATAAAACTTTTTGAAACTAAAAAAATAACCTTCAAATCTATTTTTTATCATATTCCGCTAAATACTTTATTGGTCGAACTTGTAATTCTTGTCCCTTGGATATTATCATTCCAAAAATTTAATCTAAATATAAGGACTTTTTATCATTCAATAGCAAAGGGTACAGGCCCTAGTGCAATAACTCAAATGGGAAACACACTGGATAAAATAAACGTTAATGGATTTGAGTTTCTCAAACTTCTATTTAAAACTATGGGCGATGAACTTATATTTTTGATACTTGCTTTTATTAGCTTTATTCTATTATTGAGAAATCATAACGAACGAAAAAATAATGAAAAAGTGGTACTAGTTTTGGCTTTGATGTTTTCTATAGGATTAATTTACTTATCATATCTATTTAATATTATTCCCGGTCTTAGACTCATCGGCTCTGATAGATTAGTGTCGTATTTGGTTCTTTTTTCCCCAATCCCAGTTGGATTTACTCTTAATCATCTTTTTAATATGAAAATTA containing:
- a CDS encoding glycosyltransferase family 4 protein, giving the protein MNSTIKLNNISVVRVVSQFYPLIGGSATHTQELSKKIDPYLKDQTIIAPNLGDRCANFDKTFGIRIIRIRYFSFKTIKKIPLLPFVDLFYAISIYSTLKKVEKPDIIHAHGISNVAYCTIIGKIFGIPVVGMLHGSGAAYSRAADIYETILATLCKPNLSFVLDDGSATLSKFKKIWGDKVIPVYHGIDTEYFKPTEKNNQLLNRLGLDISNFIILSTSSFHPVKNIDLAIKSFKLFLDSTGSNNSYLLLAGRGPLKDSLINLTKELQVEDQVIFLGELSKNEIIEYLSIADVVIATSLYSNMNLSVQEAMACEKPVLAFDSGATSNLVKHLENGLLAKSGELEGFVFHLNLLYRDLELRTKIGKNARKTILMKRTWEERIKRELDFYSKILIK